A single region of the Anaerolineales bacterium genome encodes:
- a CDS encoding M48 family metallopeptidase: MTSHQTFASQASHSSEHLHSMIDSWATEIGVSVTRVQIRKMKRKWGSVSTAGILTLSSHLLCLPLDLAEYVIVHELVHLRCPDHSKAWKVSMGLYLPDWRIRHSQLQKHRL; encoded by the coding sequence ATGACAAGTCACCAGACTTTTGCTTCACAAGCATCTCATTCGTCGGAGCATCTTCACAGTATGATTGATAGTTGGGCGACAGAGATTGGTGTCTCAGTCACTCGTGTTCAAATACGAAAAATGAAGCGAAAGTGGGGATCTGTCTCGACGGCTGGCATTTTGACACTTTCTAGCCACTTGCTCTGTCTCCCTCTTGACCTTGCAGAATACGTGATTGTTCATGAGCTTGTGCATTTGCGCTGCCCAGATCACAGCAAAGCGTGGAAAGTCAGCATGGGGCTGTATCTTCCAGACTGGCGAATACGTCATAGCCAGTTACAGAAGCATCGTCTCTGA
- a CDS encoding 7-cyano-7-deazaguanine synthase: MMTMPEPHYTFDFEGLSDHLQNSHLQITDHLEGRTATIRVSVDDTDFLHLRGLQVDGHIADLIDLAVAISEADRWSQRDPEFPCVIRVRLPVRHLERFNQPGLHEHLRTMLYWFTGDYWIFEFTALSQQRRFAELQRPLWKSSNADVHAEVALWSGGLDALAGLCNRIHQGIADRFLLFGAGGNSSIRGVQQRVFQLLKKRLGGDLHLMQLHIYQRDTKKTGLRPDKKLRARGVVFMLLGSAYARLEGQHALALYENGTGAINLPFRASEVGLDHARSVHPLSLHGVSKLVSFVLEEQFVVHNPFIWWTKAEMCHVLEKLGVTDIAWQTVSCDRQHRKDTPQCGRCSSCLLRRESFLASGIPDKTRYLIHTESGNALHALLRKSQLPHMMYQSKTMYAALQNGHAWDVFARQHPSRLADMVDRLSQEVGENRENIIEEVVSLFQRYADEWMQPSVRAVFDREIEDIKRVPKRTKQPNAVSHEGMQK; the protein is encoded by the coding sequence ATGATGACGATGCCTGAGCCTCACTACACCTTTGATTTTGAGGGGCTTTCTGATCACCTTCAGAATAGCCACCTGCAAATTACTGACCATCTTGAGGGGAGAACTGCAACGATTCGTGTTTCAGTGGATGACACCGATTTTCTCCACCTTCGTGGATTACAAGTTGATGGTCATATTGCAGACCTCATTGACTTGGCGGTTGCCATTTCTGAAGCGGATCGTTGGTCGCAGCGTGATCCTGAATTCCCCTGTGTCATACGTGTCCGTTTGCCTGTGCGTCATCTTGAAAGGTTCAATCAACCTGGACTGCATGAGCATCTTCGAACGATGTTGTATTGGTTCACTGGTGATTATTGGATCTTCGAGTTTACTGCCCTAAGCCAGCAACGACGGTTTGCTGAACTGCAACGTCCGTTGTGGAAATCATCAAACGCAGATGTTCATGCCGAAGTTGCGCTTTGGAGTGGCGGGCTTGATGCTTTGGCAGGTCTCTGCAATCGCATTCATCAAGGTATAGCTGATCGTTTTCTTCTTTTTGGGGCAGGAGGAAACTCCTCAATACGTGGTGTACAGCAGCGTGTGTTCCAACTCCTAAAGAAGCGTTTAGGTGGTGATTTGCACCTGATGCAATTGCACATTTATCAACGCGATACCAAAAAAACTGGGCTGCGACCAGACAAAAAACTGAGGGCGCGTGGAGTGGTCTTTATGCTCTTAGGCTCTGCCTATGCTCGTTTAGAAGGGCAACATGCGCTCGCGCTATATGAGAATGGTACGGGCGCTATAAACCTGCCATTTCGCGCCTCTGAGGTGGGACTTGACCATGCTCGTTCCGTCCATCCCCTCTCGCTACATGGGGTCAGTAAATTGGTGTCTTTTGTTCTTGAGGAGCAATTTGTCGTTCACAACCCATTTATCTGGTGGACGAAAGCAGAAATGTGTCATGTTTTGGAGAAATTGGGGGTAACGGATATTGCTTGGCAAACGGTCTCATGTGATCGACAACACAGGAAAGATACTCCTCAATGTGGGCGTTGTTCATCTTGTCTCCTCCGGCGCGAAAGCTTTCTCGCCTCTGGCATTCCTGATAAGACCCGATACCTTATTCATACTGAGTCGGGAAACGCTTTACATGCGCTTTTACGCAAAAGCCAACTACCACACATGATGTATCAATCTAAAACCATGTATGCTGCACTCCAAAATGGACATGCTTGGGATGTTTTCGCACGGCAACATCCAAGTCGTCTTGCTGATATGGTAGACCGCTTAAGTCAAGAAGTAGGCGAAAATCGTGAAAACATTATCGAAGAAGTAGTTTCTCTCTTTCAGCGATACGCTGATGAGTGGATGCAACCGAGCGTAAGAGCGGTTTTTGACCGAGAAATCGAGGACATAAAACGTGTCCCCAAACGCACGAAACAACCGAACGCTGTTTCGCATGAAGGAATGCAAAAATGA
- a CDS encoding ImmA/IrrE family metallo-endopeptidase, producing MNDAEKILNALDAREFGKRLRLARERRGMTQDDAGKVINVGRTTIVAIEKGERRIRPEELIQLAIEYGRDVNDLIREMQPTLFTEPQFRGPEHYENEEDAQIEQWIETLKELAADYFEYEQLLDAPMVKKYPPEYQMGRLKADEIGESIALEERQRLGLGDKPIGVLRTLLEQEVGLRIYYLPLKPSKYSAIYVYSDQIGGCIAVNSQHPEERDRLSLAHDYGHFLTSRYKPTLYIEGFYPQRSDSEKIADQFAVHFLMPTTGITRRFTDIRKTKGKVTPYDLVEMAHYFGVSFEALCYRLEGLRLIPSGMLEHLKEQGFKVQYVKAQLGLEMLPASRQRLPLRHQLLAVEALDQGLVSESRFAQLLEVDLLEARAIFAALKGEALSF from the coding sequence ATGAACGACGCTGAAAAGATATTGAATGCTCTCGATGCACGCGAATTCGGCAAGCGACTTCGCCTAGCTCGTGAACGGCGAGGCATGACGCAAGACGACGCAGGAAAGGTCATCAACGTTGGTCGTACCACGATTGTCGCAATCGAAAAGGGAGAGCGTAGGATTCGCCCTGAAGAGCTAATTCAACTTGCAATCGAATATGGACGTGATGTGAATGATCTCATTCGAGAGATGCAACCAACGCTCTTCACCGAACCGCAGTTTCGGGGACCCGAACACTATGAAAATGAAGAAGACGCGCAGATCGAACAATGGATTGAAACGTTAAAAGAACTCGCTGCGGATTATTTTGAGTATGAGCAACTTCTCGATGCTCCAATGGTCAAAAAATATCCGCCAGAATATCAGATGGGTAGGCTTAAAGCAGATGAAATTGGCGAAAGCATTGCCCTTGAGGAGCGCCAACGGCTAGGACTGGGTGATAAACCAATTGGGGTGCTTCGGACGCTACTAGAACAAGAAGTTGGGCTAAGGATTTACTACTTACCGCTCAAGCCCTCAAAGTATTCGGCAATATATGTCTATAGCGATCAAATCGGTGGTTGTATTGCAGTAAACAGTCAACACCCTGAAGAGCGGGATAGATTATCTCTTGCTCATGATTACGGACATTTTCTCACCTCACGCTATAAACCCACGCTTTATATCGAAGGGTTTTATCCTCAACGGTCTGACTCCGAAAAAATTGCCGATCAATTTGCGGTTCATTTTCTTATGCCAACGACGGGGATTACGAGAAGGTTCACTGACATTCGCAAGACGAAGGGGAAGGTTACGCCATACGATTTAGTAGAAATGGCACACTATTTTGGCGTGTCTTTTGAAGCACTATGTTATCGCCTTGAGGGGTTACGGCTCATTCCATCTGGAATGCTTGAGCATCTCAAAGAACAAGGATTTAAAGTGCAATATGTAAAAGCGCAGTTAGGACTTGAAATGTTGCCAGCAAGTCGGCAACGCCTGCCGCTGCGTCATCAACTTCTTGCTGTTGAAGCACTCGATCAAGGTCTTGTAAGTGAGAGCCGATTTGCCCAATTACTTGAAGTCGATCTCCTTGAGGCACGCGCAATTTTTGCTGCCCTTAAAGGTGAAGCACTCTCCTTCTAG